One Festucalex cinctus isolate MCC-2025b chromosome 1, RoL_Fcin_1.0, whole genome shotgun sequence genomic region harbors:
- the gper1 gene encoding G-protein coupled estrogen receptor 1, with amino-acid sequence MRKVPPLATMEVQTTSLVWIYVNVTVNASGELNSTETSEESYAIGLFLSCLYTILLFPIGFIGNILILVVNLNHREKMTIPDLYFVNLAVADLILVADSLIEVFNLNEKYYDYAVLCTFMSLFLQVNMYSSIFFLTWMSFDRYVALAGSVGCSPLRTMRHAKLSCGLIWMASILATLLPFTIVQTQHRGELHFCFANVFEIQWLEVTIGFLLPFSVIGLCYSLIVRILMRAQKHRGLWPRRQKALRMIVVVVLVFFICWLPENVFISIQLLQGTADPARRTTATLWHDYPLAGHIVNLAAFSNSCLNPIIYSFLGETFRDKLKLFVKQKASWSAVGLHLGPPVRTEVTEV; translated from the coding sequence ATGCGAAAGGTTCCCCCGCTAGCCACTATGGAAGTGCAGACCACCTCCCTGGTGTGGATTTACGTTAACGTCACGGTCAACGCTTCCGGCGAGCTCAACTCCACCGAGACCTCGGAGGAGTCTTACGCCATCGGCCTCTTCCTGTCCTGCCTCTACACCATCCTCCTCTTCCCCATCGGATTCATCGGCAACATCCTGATCCTGGTGGTCAACCTGAACCACCGCGAGAAGATGACCATCCCCGACCTGTACTTTGTCAACCTGGCGGTGGCCGACCTGATCTTGGTGGCCGACTCGCTCATCGAGGTGTTCAACCTGAACGAGAAGTACTACGACTACGCCGTGCTGTGCACCTTCATGTCGCTCTTCCTGCAGGTCAACATGTACAGCAGCATCTTCTTCCTCACATGGATGAGCTTCGACCGCTACGTGGCATTGGCCGGCTCGGTGGGCTGCAGCCCGCTGAGGACCATGCGCCACGCCAAGCTCAGCTGCGGCCTCATCTGGATGGCGTCCATCCTGGCCACGCTTCTGCCCTTCACCATCGTGCAGACGCAGCACCGCGGCGAGCTCCACTTCTGCTTCGCCAACGTCTTCGAGATCCAGTGGCTGGAGGTGACCATCGGCTTCCTGCTGCCCTTCTCCGTCATCGGCCTGTGCTACTCCTTGATCGTGCGGATCCTCATGCGGGCGCAGAAGCACCGCGGCCTGTGGCCGAGGCGGCAGAAGGCGCTGCGCATGATCGTGGTGGTGGTGCTGGTCTTCTTCATCTGCTGGCTGCCCGAGAACGTCTTCATCAGCATCCAGCTGCTGCAGGGCACCGCCGACCCGGCCCGCAGGACCACCGCCACGCTGTGGCACGACTACCCGCTGGCGGGCCACATCGTCAACCTGGCCGCCTTCTCCAACAGCTGCCTCAACCCCATCATCTACAGCTTTCTGGGGGAGACCTTCCGGGACAAGTTGAAGCTCTTTGTCAAGCAGAAGGCCAGCTGGTCGGCCGTCGGTCTGCATTTGGGACCTCCGGTCAGGACTGAGGTGACAGAGGTGTGA